From Candidatus Manganitrophus morganii, the proteins below share one genomic window:
- a CDS encoding methyl-accepting chemotaxis protein, with protein MKQLKTYLANHLEMKILAIILTFLVCGFGILYYLLSERIEKYSVSQTHQKSEMLASSIHRTLDRSMVNFRADIARHIIEDLKDIPGMVRIQIIRGKTGNGTEEAFQDFITLDDVKTRAPGGLRPEWIGNHRNKEHNVADGVDTPEFKTAFQEYVQDPMQPDTYYFEKIADQNVMTYLKPLPNFDRCFLCHNSDHKLRGVLMISTSIEGMHADIQDQKRNLFILSAATLLITGFALKFSMSRLAMKPLIKVSERIQDIAGGEGDLSKRLEVKSSDEIGRLAGGFNLFAEKMSNLIAQILTAAKNVSSTSSGVMEGSREIMQGAEIQINATEATSVSIEQMNSSIRSVAETSESLAGASKESAGAIQQMTFAMDEIAKNMTILNTSVEDASSSILWMSSSVKKIDENVETLLGEAEVTSSAMIQMDQSLNQMRENVVQTVDLSREVSVNADAGKRTVEMTMDGMTRIKEYSTEVGRVIRNLQKQTENIGRFLNVIDEVAEQTNLLALNAAIIAAQAGEHGKGFSVVANEIKELADRTAASTHEIHEIIKALQSEGKMAVEAIDVGNARVEEGVVLSNSAHAALGKIVESISHSTQKITFVANTMEEQSKSVKRVTTSMERVNQMVHQIAKATNEQSKGSEQIIEATHRMKSITQGLQSVLLSHSKGMKKVTETVEEVSRLAQEIANATSDQKVQSEEIMHAIDQIKKVTHENVDTVGKVGFSVEELMRQSKQLEAEISRFKL; from the coding sequence ATGAAACAACTCAAAACCTACCTGGCGAATCACCTCGAAATGAAGATCCTTGCGATCATCCTGACGTTTCTCGTGTGCGGATTCGGGATTCTCTATTACCTCCTTTCGGAGCGAATCGAAAAGTATTCGGTTTCTCAAACACATCAGAAATCCGAAATGCTCGCTTCTTCGATTCATCGGACATTGGATCGAAGCATGGTCAACTTTCGGGCCGATATCGCGCGCCATATCATTGAAGATTTGAAAGACATACCGGGGATGGTTCGCATTCAAATCATTCGTGGAAAGACGGGAAACGGAACGGAAGAGGCTTTTCAGGATTTTATCACCTTGGACGATGTTAAAACACGCGCTCCGGGCGGATTGAGGCCGGAATGGATCGGCAATCACCGGAACAAGGAGCACAATGTGGCCGATGGTGTCGATACGCCGGAGTTTAAAACGGCTTTCCAGGAATATGTTCAAGATCCGATGCAGCCGGACACCTATTATTTTGAAAAGATCGCCGATCAAAATGTCATGACCTATCTGAAGCCGCTTCCGAACTTCGACCGCTGTTTCCTCTGCCATAATTCCGACCACAAGCTGCGGGGGGTCCTGATGATCTCCACCTCGATCGAAGGGATGCACGCCGATATTCAGGATCAAAAACGAAATCTCTTCATCCTTTCGGCGGCGACCCTCCTGATTACCGGATTTGCCCTGAAATTCTCGATGAGCCGTCTGGCGATGAAACCGCTCATCAAAGTGTCGGAGCGGATTCAAGACATCGCCGGCGGAGAGGGAGATCTCTCCAAACGGTTGGAGGTGAAGAGCAGCGATGAAATCGGAAGGTTGGCGGGCGGATTCAATCTCTTCGCCGAAAAGATGTCCAATTTGATCGCGCAAATCCTGACGGCGGCGAAGAATGTCTCCTCCACCTCGAGCGGGGTCATGGAAGGGAGCCGCGAGATCATGCAGGGGGCGGAAATTCAGATCAATGCGACCGAGGCGACCTCCGTCTCCATCGAGCAGATGAACAGCAGCATCCGCAGCGTCGCCGAGACCAGCGAAAGCCTGGCCGGCGCATCGAAGGAAAGCGCCGGCGCGATCCAACAAATGACCTTCGCGATGGATGAGATTGCGAAAAACATGACGATCCTGAACACCTCAGTCGAAGACGCCTCCTCCTCGATTCTTTGGATGTCATCCTCGGTGAAGAAGATCGATGAAAATGTGGAAACGCTCCTCGGAGAGGCGGAGGTCACCTCTTCCGCAATGATCCAGATGGATCAATCGCTCAACCAAATGCGCGAAAATGTGGTTCAGACCGTTGACCTTTCACGCGAGGTCAGCGTCAATGCGGACGCCGGAAAGAGAACGGTTGAAATGACGATGGACGGGATGACGCGGATCAAGGAATACTCGACCGAGGTCGGCCGGGTTATCCGCAATCTCCAAAAGCAGACGGAGAACATCGGCCGATTCTTGAATGTCATTGATGAAGTGGCCGAACAGACGAATCTGTTGGCGCTGAATGCCGCCATTATCGCCGCCCAGGCGGGCGAGCATGGAAAAGGCTTCAGCGTGGTGGCGAATGAGATTAAGGAGTTGGCAGATCGGACCGCCGCATCGACGCACGAAATCCATGAAATTATCAAGGCGCTCCAGTCCGAGGGAAAGATGGCGGTGGAGGCGATCGATGTCGGGAACGCCCGCGTCGAGGAGGGGGTGGTCCTCTCGAATTCGGCTCACGCGGCGCTCGGGAAAATCGTGGAGAGCATCAGCCATTCGACCCAGAAGATCACCTTCGTGGCGAATACGATGGAAGAACAATCGAAGAGCGTGAAGCGGGTCACCACCTCGATGGAGCGGGTCAACCAAATGGTGCACCAAATCGCCAAAGCGACCAATGAGCAAAGCAAAGGCTCTGAACAGATCATCGAGGCCACTCACCGGATGAAATCGATCACGCAGGGGCTTCAGTCTGTTTTATTGTCTCACTCAAAAGGAATGAAGAAGGTCACCGAGACGGTCGAGGAGGTCTCCCGCCTGGCCCAAGAAATCGCCAATGCGACGTCGGACCAGAAGGTTCAGAGCGAAGAGATTATGCACGCCATCGATCAGATCAAGAAGGTGACCCACGAAAACGTCGACACCGTCGGAAAGGTCGGTTTTTCCGTCGAGGAACTGATGCGCCAATCCAAGCAACTGGAAGCGGAAATATCGAGATTTAAGCTGTAA
- a CDS encoding chemotaxis protein CheW: MPLFKETKKEEKVKAEKRIVRFNASGIEYAVSIERIKEIIYAKAVHPLPGAMEGIEGVINLRGAVVPVIDSRKKFKAAVPPGVPEHILIVEVRQQKIGLIVDCVNEVMAVREDQIQKTESFMDQNAAYVEGIYRVGERLIVLLNLEQLWTAAETSELETLSQTTLNGADLSPQIKRKQ, translated from the coding sequence ATGCCGCTGTTCAAAGAGACGAAAAAAGAAGAAAAAGTCAAAGCGGAAAAGAGAATCGTCCGCTTCAACGCTTCAGGAATCGAATACGCGGTCTCCATCGAGCGGATCAAGGAGATTATTTATGCGAAGGCGGTCCATCCTCTGCCGGGGGCGATGGAAGGAATCGAAGGGGTCATCAACCTCAGGGGAGCCGTTGTTCCTGTCATTGACAGCCGGAAAAAATTCAAGGCGGCGGTTCCACCGGGTGTGCCGGAGCATATCTTGATTGTCGAAGTGCGTCAACAGAAGATCGGATTGATTGTCGATTGCGTGAATGAGGTGATGGCAGTCCGCGAGGATCAAATCCAAAAAACAGAATCGTTCATGGATCAAAACGCAGCGTATGTAGAGGGAATTTACAGGGTGGGTGAACGCTTGATCGTTCTGCTGAACCTAGAGCAATTATGGACTGCGGCCGAAACATCCGAGTTAGAGACGCTCAGCCAAACGACATTGAATGGAGCGGATCTCTCTCCTCAAATTAAGAGGAAGCAATGA
- a CDS encoding methyl-accepting chemotaxis protein, translating into MNQTEPKRGLKFKFLLIIGLLLGTMGFLIGLTLLIGLKNSFEGQLQKRGLALANGIAKFGALAVSVEDRAALEQMILGPSHELDVAYIAVLNHEGKIIIHSDERENGKTLKDPLTVQASRTLQPTVYRYQNASGRYFDVVVPVHLGAMQSHDGKKVGLIRVGLSLTGIESEMKRLFLVTLSILGALIGIGMFVSLVFTRIIIAPLEQMAELAVKIAGGDFRQPVEVKTQDEVGVLANALGQMSDGLKGMIKRIQDTSQQVTAVADKVMINARRINEGATHQAKAAEKTSSSIEEMNASVKSISENIDGLSTSAEATSSSLIEMSAAISQVATSTVTLSSSVEDTASSLIQMSSSIKQVVEHIDALSMNTVETTASINEVNASIREVEKNAKESAVMTEKVSQDATDLGMDAIEKTIEGMEKIKRTVEKSANVINKLDERTEHIGKILTVIDEVTRQTNLLALNAAILAAQAGEQGKGFTVVADEIKNLADRTAASTKEIAQLIRDVQSEAKDAVVSINEGSQSVEEGVRLSVNARESLNKILDVSKRSSNMSRQIEKATYEQVQAINQVSQAMEKMNTMVQQINRAMQEQGKGIEHITEASEKMRSITRQVKISTEEQANGSKQISDAVEDVTIRIQQIGRGMSEHKKGSEVIVKSILEIHQITQVSMQMAQQMNEAVESLITQAGILKDEINRYKV; encoded by the coding sequence ATGAATCAAACGGAACCCAAGCGGGGATTGAAATTCAAATTTTTACTGATCATCGGCTTGCTGTTGGGAACAATGGGCTTTCTCATCGGCCTGACCTTGCTCATCGGGCTAAAGAACTCCTTTGAAGGTCAGCTTCAAAAAAGAGGATTGGCCCTGGCCAACGGTATTGCGAAGTTCGGCGCGCTGGCGGTGTCTGTCGAAGACCGGGCCGCGCTGGAGCAGATGATTCTCGGCCCCTCCCATGAATTGGATGTCGCATATATCGCCGTTTTGAACCACGAAGGAAAGATCATCATTCATTCCGATGAGAGAGAAAACGGGAAGACGTTGAAGGATCCACTCACCGTCCAAGCGTCGAGGACGTTACAACCGACGGTCTACCGTTATCAAAATGCGTCAGGACGTTATTTCGATGTCGTTGTGCCGGTTCACCTGGGAGCAATGCAATCGCATGACGGTAAGAAGGTGGGGCTCATCCGTGTCGGACTTTCCCTAACTGGGATCGAGTCGGAAATGAAGAGGCTCTTTCTGGTCACCCTTTCCATCCTCGGCGCGTTGATCGGAATTGGAATGTTCGTTTCGTTGGTGTTCACGCGGATCATCATCGCTCCCCTTGAACAGATGGCGGAGCTGGCCGTAAAGATTGCTGGCGGAGATTTCAGGCAACCGGTCGAGGTAAAGACGCAAGATGAGGTGGGTGTCCTCGCCAACGCGTTGGGACAGATGTCGGACGGGCTGAAGGGAATGATTAAAAGAATTCAAGATACGTCTCAACAGGTCACGGCTGTCGCCGACAAGGTCATGATCAATGCGCGCAGAATCAACGAAGGGGCCACCCATCAGGCGAAAGCGGCGGAGAAAACCTCGTCGTCGATTGAGGAGATGAATGCGTCGGTCAAAAGTATCTCGGAGAACATCGATGGGCTTTCCACCTCCGCGGAGGCGACCTCTTCGTCGCTCATCGAAATGAGCGCGGCCATCAGTCAAGTGGCGACGAGCACCGTGACCCTTTCCTCATCGGTCGAAGACACCGCCTCCTCCCTGATTCAAATGTCGAGTTCCATTAAGCAGGTGGTCGAGCATATCGACGCGCTCTCGATGAATACGGTGGAGACAACCGCCTCGATCAATGAAGTCAATGCATCGATCCGGGAGGTGGAGAAAAACGCGAAAGAGTCGGCCGTGATGACGGAGAAAGTAAGTCAGGATGCGACCGACTTGGGGATGGATGCGATTGAGAAAACAATCGAGGGGATGGAAAAGATCAAACGAACGGTCGAAAAATCGGCCAACGTCATCAATAAACTGGATGAACGGACGGAGCATATCGGGAAGATCCTCACCGTCATCGACGAAGTGACCCGGCAGACCAATTTGCTCGCATTAAACGCCGCCATTCTGGCCGCGCAGGCCGGTGAGCAAGGGAAAGGGTTTACGGTCGTCGCGGATGAAATTAAGAATTTGGCCGATCGGACGGCCGCCTCCACGAAAGAAATCGCGCAGCTGATTCGAGACGTGCAATCCGAGGCGAAAGATGCGGTGGTTTCGATTAATGAAGGGTCCCAAAGCGTCGAAGAAGGGGTCCGCCTTTCCGTCAATGCGCGTGAATCGTTGAACAAGATTCTGGATGTCTCAAAGCGATCATCGAACATGTCGCGCCAAATTGAAAAGGCCACCTATGAACAGGTCCAAGCGATCAACCAGGTCAGTCAGGCGATGGAAAAGATGAACACAATGGTGCAACAGATCAACCGGGCCATGCAGGAGCAGGGGAAAGGAATCGAGCATATCACCGAGGCCTCGGAGAAGATGAGGTCGATTACACGCCAGGTGAAGATCTCGACGGAAGAGCAGGCGAATGGAAGCAAACAGATCAGCGATGCGGTCGAGGATGTGACCATACGGATTCAGCAGATCGGCCGGGGAATGAGCGAGCATAAAAAAGGAAGTGAAGTGATCGTCAAATCAATTTTAGAGATACACCAGATTACACAGGTCAGTATGCAGATGGCGCAACAGATGAATGAGGCGGTCGAAAGCCTCATCACACAAGCGGGCATCTTAAAGGATGAGATCAACCGATATAAAGTGTGA
- a CDS encoding chemotaxis protein CheW translates to MKCAPEAQEAVEAGEGLIGSESVATEAETPPPSSPMPVSSLEEALPDASETALPMEEETSEVAPEELELLTFNLEDEEYAVDIGLIQEITKLTEITLIPRIQSYIRGIITLRGNVIPVFDMRARLGLAPFVNEPKSRFIICTTENGMVAMLVDRVNDVVRLMRRHLEPTPAGVAAVDAGFIKNIARHESRLLILLDIEKTLQIN, encoded by the coding sequence ATGAAATGCGCTCCCGAGGCGCAGGAAGCGGTCGAAGCCGGAGAAGGTTTGATCGGTTCGGAATCGGTTGCGACGGAAGCGGAAACACCTCCCCCTTCGTCTCCGATGCCGGTTTCTTCTTTGGAGGAGGCGCTTCCCGATGCGAGTGAAACGGCGTTGCCGATGGAGGAAGAGACGTCTGAAGTCGCCCCTGAGGAGCTGGAGCTGCTCACCTTCAATCTTGAGGATGAAGAATACGCGGTGGATATCGGGCTGATTCAGGAAATCACGAAATTGACCGAAATTACGCTTATTCCGCGCATTCAATCTTACATCAGAGGCATTATCACTTTGAGAGGCAATGTGATTCCCGTTTTTGACATGCGCGCGAGATTGGGGCTCGCTCCTTTCGTCAACGAGCCGAAAAGCCGATTCATCATCTGCACCACTGAAAACGGAATGGTGGCGATGTTGGTGGATCGCGTGAATGATGTTGTCCGGTTGATGAGACGCCATTTGGAACCGACCCCGGCCGGCGTGGCGGCCGTCGACGCCGGTTTTATCAAAAATATCGCAAGACACGAGAGTCGGCTTCTCATTCTTTTGGATATTGAAAAAACATTGCAGATCAATTGA
- a CDS encoding MerR family transcriptional regulator → MEDSIPKQLGPKEICGLLNLSHRQLDYWVLIGVVRPILEPHGKKVFKRFTDDDFYFLKEVKALTDEGFLVSKAAQKVRESWSKRIRQNGQEESAK, encoded by the coding sequence ATGGAAGATTCCATTCCGAAACAACTCGGACCGAAAGAGATCTGCGGTTTGTTGAACCTTTCACACCGGCAGCTTGACTACTGGGTTTTGATCGGCGTGGTCCGGCCCATTCTGGAGCCGCATGGGAAAAAAGTATTTAAGCGATTTACCGACGATGATTTTTATTTTTTGAAAGAGGTAAAGGCGCTTACGGATGAGGGCTTTCTGGTCAGCAAAGCGGCACAGAAAGTGAGAGAGAGTTGGTCCAAGCGGATAAGGCAGAATGGCCAAGAAGAGTCGGCAAAATAA
- a CDS encoding chemotaxis protein CheA has product MAEKGKDPALDDFVPEAEELIEVLHQNLRQIETLPDRTQVRPDVINAIFRAAHTLKGMSGMIGLSRVSRVSHHLEDMLDKLRMGKLTFSAEIFNILVDGVDLLQKMIESAAHGKEEPEISQMEERIQAALSGKPQEVGANQLDGVDLDPSILNVLTEYESHRLFENIKSNATLFEVKARFKLETFDTDLSTLNAKIQRMGEIITTLPSISPSPEGGMEFNLIVGLPPESAPLGSEITSDQVSIREIQRKGKKGQSSASPKPEAIAPVPLNSEGASSPAPPSSLSPQEGASLRSMAQTVRVDIQKLDVLLNMVGELVLSKAVVSQISKELLEQSGFSGLSLELLKASRMLDKRISEFQEKLVEVRMIPIGQIFDRLVRTVRRLSRDLNKEVNLMVSGEETKMDKSMVEDLADPLLHLIRNALDHGIESREERIKAQKPEVGTIHLRAIQKGNHIVIEVEDDGGGIDADRIYKKAKQRGLIDPGKKYSEGELIHFLFLPGFSTAEQVTEISGRGVGLDVVAKNIAKLSGLVDVETTLGRGTLFTITLPITLIIIKALIVRVGMETFAIPLNSVSESLMVSSKEIKTIERKEVVQLRDHTLSLVRLNDLFELGEGKAADDRLYVIVVGLAEKRIGLVVDAVEGQQEIVIKSLGGLLKDVPGISGATELGNRKTILVLDVASLIDEATLGKEKKIEIAG; this is encoded by the coding sequence ATGGCCGAGAAGGGAAAAGATCCAGCCTTGGATGATTTTGTTCCGGAAGCGGAAGAGCTCATCGAAGTGCTGCATCAAAATCTCCGGCAGATTGAAACGTTGCCGGATCGGACTCAGGTGCGCCCCGACGTGATCAACGCGATCTTTCGCGCGGCGCATACGCTCAAGGGGATGTCCGGAATGATCGGCCTGAGCCGGGTCTCCCGGGTGAGCCATCACCTTGAGGATATGCTCGACAAGCTTCGGATGGGAAAACTGACCTTCTCCGCCGAAATTTTCAATATCCTGGTTGACGGGGTCGACCTGCTCCAGAAGATGATCGAGTCTGCGGCCCACGGAAAAGAAGAGCCCGAGATCTCTCAGATGGAGGAGCGGATCCAGGCCGCTTTGAGCGGAAAACCGCAAGAAGTTGGGGCGAACCAGCTCGACGGCGTCGATCTCGATCCTTCCATTTTAAACGTCCTCACCGAATACGAAAGCCATCGCCTTTTTGAGAACATCAAGTCGAATGCGACTCTTTTTGAAGTGAAGGCCCGCTTCAAGCTGGAGACATTCGACACCGATCTCTCCACATTGAACGCAAAGATCCAGAGAATGGGGGAGATCATTACCACCCTTCCGAGCATCAGCCCCTCCCCGGAGGGGGGAATGGAGTTCAACCTCATTGTCGGCCTCCCGCCGGAGAGCGCCCCGCTTGGTTCGGAGATCACCTCCGATCAGGTATCGATTAGAGAAATTCAGAGGAAAGGAAAGAAGGGGCAAAGCTCGGCCTCTCCGAAGCCGGAGGCGATCGCGCCAGTCCCTTTAAATTCCGAGGGGGCGTCCAGCCCGGCTCCTCCTTCCTCGCTTTCTCCCCAGGAAGGAGCGTCCCTCCGAAGCATGGCGCAAACGGTCCGGGTCGATATTCAAAAGCTCGATGTTCTGCTCAACATGGTTGGAGAGCTCGTTCTGAGCAAGGCGGTCGTCAGCCAGATCAGCAAAGAGCTTTTGGAACAATCGGGCTTCTCCGGATTGTCCCTGGAGCTGCTGAAGGCATCGAGGATGCTCGACAAGCGGATCAGCGAGTTTCAGGAGAAGCTCGTTGAGGTGCGAATGATCCCGATCGGGCAGATTTTCGATCGTCTGGTGCGGACGGTCCGAAGGCTTTCGAGAGATTTAAATAAAGAGGTCAATCTCATGGTCTCAGGAGAAGAGACCAAGATGGATAAATCGATGGTGGAAGATCTGGCCGATCCCCTTCTTCATCTTATCCGAAATGCGCTCGACCACGGGATTGAAAGCCGTGAGGAGAGAATCAAGGCGCAGAAGCCGGAGGTCGGCACGATTCATCTTCGCGCGATTCAGAAGGGGAACCACATCGTCATCGAAGTGGAGGACGACGGCGGCGGAATCGATGCCGATCGGATCTATAAGAAAGCCAAACAGCGCGGCCTGATCGATCCGGGGAAAAAGTACAGCGAAGGGGAGCTGATTCATTTCCTTTTCCTCCCCGGGTTCTCAACGGCCGAACAGGTCACGGAGATTTCCGGAAGAGGGGTGGGGCTCGATGTGGTCGCAAAGAATATTGCCAAGCTCTCCGGGCTGGTCGATGTCGAAACGACGTTGGGAAGAGGGACCCTCTTTACGATCACCTTGCCGATCACGTTGATTATCATCAAAGCGTTGATTGTCCGGGTCGGGATGGAAACATTCGCCATCCCTTTGAATTCCGTCTCGGAGAGCTTGATGGTTTCCTCCAAGGAGATCAAGACCATCGAGCGAAAAGAGGTGGTCCAGCTGAGGGACCATACCCTCTCATTGGTTCGGTTGAATGACCTCTTCGAGTTGGGGGAGGGGAAGGCGGCGGATGACCGGCTTTACGTGATCGTCGTCGGCCTGGCGGAGAAGCGGATCGGTCTGGTAGTCGATGCCGTCGAAGGCCAGCAGGAGATCGTGATTAAATCCCTCGGGGGATTGTTAAAAGATGTTCCGGGGATTTCAGGCGCGACCGAGCTTGGAAACCGTAAGACAATTTTGGTTCTGGATGTCGCCTCTTTAATCGACGAGGCGACCCTCGGGAAAGAGAAGAAGATCGAGATCGCTGGATAA
- a CDS encoding response regulator, translated as MKKKVLVVDDSATMRSLLVSTLEEIDGIETVQASNGFEALKALPMQSFDLVLTDINMPEINGLEIVHFIKNNETYRNIPLIIVSTEHGQADIQKGLALGAQKYITKPFDPEHVKKTVKELLNIK; from the coding sequence GTGAAGAAAAAAGTGCTTGTGGTGGATGATTCGGCAACCATGCGCTCGCTTCTGGTCTCGACCCTGGAGGAGATCGACGGGATTGAAACGGTTCAGGCGAGCAACGGGTTTGAAGCGCTGAAAGCGCTTCCGATGCAATCCTTCGATCTGGTGTTGACCGACATCAATATGCCGGAGATTAATGGCCTCGAAATTGTCCATTTCATCAAGAATAATGAAACCTACCGGAATATTCCACTGATCATTGTTTCAACGGAGCATGGCCAAGCGGATATCCAGAAGGGCTTGGCATTGGGCGCCCAGAAATATATCACGAAGCCGTTTGACCCCGAGCACGTCAAGAAGACGGTGAAGGAGCTTCTGAACATAAAGTAG
- a CDS encoding DUF4388 domain-containing protein gives MSLEGRLEDLGLADIFQIISLSKRSGVLTIIRKEGTGRLVFNRGMLIYGSSDSVSRLGYTLVKKGLVTTEELEKALRLQKTGGMKLPVGAILEKTGAISKGVLEEELRNHLVEVVRDFLNWESGSFHFELGDPVANDLTLEEGLNLDFLMMEASRRQDEYERNQAEQQNTLPPAPESEASGAEATVPPGGTSEGGLPSLEDSQGAAANAPEKTTYRKDLALLTSMIEELSGPASGSEITLLVLRFASEVMNRAIIFLVRSEDILGLGQFGLQVRDESADEKIREVQIPLNEPSLFREVIAKKSSYKGVLAQEKWHRYFLDQIGGGWPKEVFLTPLLNGSEVIALLYGDNLPHQTPIPETEGLEAFVRVAGFAFGKAKLERKLQETRQKGPG, from the coding sequence ATGAGCCTCGAAGGGCGCCTGGAAGATCTCGGCCTGGCCGATATTTTTCAAATCATCAGCTTAAGCAAGCGATCCGGGGTGTTGACGATCATCCGGAAAGAGGGAACGGGGCGTCTTGTTTTTAATCGCGGCATGCTGATTTATGGGAGTTCCGACAGCGTCAGCCGGCTGGGTTATACCTTGGTGAAGAAGGGGCTGGTCACGACGGAGGAGCTTGAAAAAGCGCTGCGGCTCCAGAAAACGGGGGGAATGAAGCTGCCGGTGGGGGCCATTCTGGAAAAGACCGGCGCGATCTCGAAGGGGGTGCTCGAGGAGGAGCTTCGGAATCATCTTGTGGAGGTGGTGCGCGATTTTCTCAATTGGGAGAGCGGATCGTTTCATTTCGAACTGGGAGATCCGGTTGCGAACGACTTGACGCTGGAGGAAGGCCTCAACCTTGATTTCTTGATGATGGAGGCGAGCCGGCGCCAGGATGAATATGAGCGCAACCAGGCGGAGCAGCAAAATACCCTTCCGCCGGCACCGGAAAGCGAGGCTTCCGGCGCCGAAGCAACCGTTCCCCCTGGAGGAACTTCGGAAGGAGGCTTGCCTTCCCTTGAGGACAGCCAAGGAGCCGCTGCGAATGCGCCGGAAAAAACGACATACCGAAAAGATCTTGCGTTACTCACCTCGATGATCGAAGAGCTTTCCGGTCCGGCGAGCGGAAGCGAAATCACCCTTCTTGTCCTTCGGTTCGCAAGCGAGGTGATGAACCGCGCCATCATTTTTCTTGTCCGGAGCGAAGACATCTTGGGCTTAGGTCAATTCGGCCTTCAGGTCAGGGACGAATCGGCCGATGAGAAGATACGGGAGGTCCAGATTCCTCTGAACGAGCCGTCTCTTTTTCGAGAGGTGATTGCAAAGAAGAGTAGTTATAAGGGGGTCCTGGCGCAGGAGAAGTGGCATCGCTATTTTCTCGACCAGATCGGAGGGGGATGGCCGAAAGAGGTCTTCCTCACCCCGCTCTTGAACGGTTCGGAGGTCATCGCCCTTCTTTATGGAGATAACCTTCCGCACCAGACGCCGATTCCGGAGACGGAGGGCTTGGAGGCGTTTGTCCGTGTGGCCGGTTTTGCTTTTGGAAAGGCGAAGCTGGAGCGAAAATTACAGGAAACAAGACAAAAAGGACCCGGCTGA
- the purS gene encoding phosphoribosylformylglycinamidine synthase subunit PurS: MRAKIYITLKSGILDPQGKAIEHALSVLGFKGVKEARVGKYMELVLAPGPIDQVEKSIKEMCEKLLANTVIETYRYELDPKE, from the coding sequence ATGCGAGCCAAAATTTATATTACGTTGAAGAGCGGAATCCTCGACCCGCAGGGAAAGGCGATCGAGCATGCCCTTTCCGTGCTCGGCTTTAAGGGGGTCAAAGAGGCGCGGGTCGGAAAGTATATGGAGCTGGTTCTCGCTCCGGGTCCGATCGATCAAGTGGAGAAAAGCATCAAGGAGATGTGCGAGAAGCTCCTCGCCAATACGGTGATCGAAACATACCGGTACGAACTCGATCCGAAGGAATAG